From the Endozoicomonas sp. Mp262 genome, the window TTTTATACGCTCCATGAGGTAACGCTTTACACGACCATCATGCTTTAGCATACGTTCTCTTTCTCTAGCTACAGATTCACTCATATAGGCTTCGTAATATACCAGCTCCCACTCCTTACCTTTGGTAGAAGTGTTTCTTCCAGAGTTATGTTCTTGAAACCTACGTCTCAGGTCTGATGTATAACCTGTGTAGAAATCATCATGATCATGAACACATCGAAAAATATAAACGTAATACATTACAGCTCCCTTAGAGCAATTTAGTAGCGGGGCTCCCACTGCTTGTACGTACACGGTTTCAGGGTCTATTTCACTCCCCTCAACGGGGTTCTTTTCGCCTTTCCCTCACGGTACTGGTTCACTATCGGTCAGTCAGGAGTATTTAGCCTTGGAGGATGGTCCCCCCTTGTCCGAAGACGCTTCAGTCAAGATTTCTCGTGTCCCGACCTACTCGATTTCACTTAAAATGGCCTTTCGTGTACGGGGCTATCACCCTTTGTTGCCGCACTTTCCAGAGCGTTCCACTAAACCATAATAAACTTAAGGGCTAATCCCCGTTCGCTCGCCGCTACTGGGGGAATCTCAATTGATTTCTTTTCCTCCGGGTACTTAGATGTTTCAGTTCCCCGGGTTCGCCTCCCAGCGCCTATGTATTCAGCACTGGAATACTCACTTATGTGAGTGGGTTTCCCCATTCGGAAATCGCTGGGTCAATGCCTGTTTATCGGCTTACCAACGCTTATCGCAGATTACCACGTCCTTCATCGCCTCTGACTGCCAAGGCATCCACCGTGCACGCTTAGTCACTTGACCATATAACCCAAAGCGATCTAATGAATTAGATTGCAGGAGGTTATTAGTAAATAACTACCTTAACGATTGTCCGATTAAATCGGACCGCCATACACTTGAGAGTGTCTCAGCAAGAATTTATTAAACGACTCATTAATTATAAATAATCAATCAGTTGAATAATTCAATTCAGCTTAAATTTGGATTCCACATTGTTAAAGAGCAAAGAAAATCCCGAGCAACTCAGTGGTTGTTCAGGATAATCAGATAATTCGTGTGAACGCTTGCAGAGGTCAGTCTTCGTTTAAGGAGGTGATCCAGCCCCAGGTTCCCCTAGGGCTACCTTGTTACGACTTCACCCCAGTCATGAATCACTCCGTGGTGACCGTCCTCCCGAAGGTTAGACTAGCCACTTCTGGAGCAACCCACTCCCATGGTGTGACGGGCGGTGTGTACAAGGCCCGGGAACGTATTCACCGTGACATTCTGATTCACGATTACTAGCGATTCCGACTTCATGGAGTCGAGTTGCAGACTCCAATCCGGACTACGATGCACTTTCTCAGATTAGCTCCACCTCACAGCTTCGCAACCGTCTGTATGCACCATTGTAGCACGTGTGTAGCCCTGGTCGTAAGGGCCATGATGACTTGACGTCGTCCCCACCTTCCTCCGGTTTGTCACCGGCAGTCTCCCTAGAGTGCCCACCATCACGTGCTGGTAACTAAGGACAAGGGTTGCGCTCGTTGCGGGACTTAACCCAACATCTCACGACACGAGCTGACGACAGCCATGCAGCACCTGTCACTGCGCTCCCGAAGGCACCAATCTATCTCTAGAAAGTTCGCAGGATGTCAAGACCAGGTAAGGTTCTTCGCGTTGCTTCGAATTAAACCACATGCTCCACCGCTTGTGCGGGCCCCCGTCAATTCATTTGAGTTTTAACCTTGCGGCCGTACTCCCCAGGCGGTCGACTTATCGCGTTAGCTTCGTCACCAAAGATACTAAGATCTCCAACAACTAGTCGACATCGTTTACGGCGTGGACTACCAGGGTATCTAATCCTGTTTGCTCCCCACGCTTTCGTACCTCAGCGTCAGTATCAAGCCAGAGTGTCGCCTTCGCCACTGGTGTTCCTTCCTATATCTACGCATTTCACCGCTACACAGGAAATTCCACACTCCTCTCTCGTACTCTAGCTACCCAGTTTGGGGTGCAGTTCCCAGGTTGAGCCCGGGGCTTTCACATCCCACTTAAGTAGCCGCCTACGCACGCTTTACGCCCAGTAATTCCGATTAACGCTTGCACCCTCCGTATTACCGCGGCTGCTGGCACGGAGTTAGCCGGTGCTTCTTCTGCGAGTAACGTCACAGAACAAGGGTATTAACCTATTCCTTTCCTCCTCGCTGAAAGTGCTTTACAACCCTAGAGCCTTCTTCACACACGCGGCATGGCTGCATCAGGCTTTCGCCCATTGTGCAATATTCCCCACTGCTGCCTCCCGTAGGAGTCTGGGCCGTGTCTCAGTCCCAGTGTGGCTGATCATCCTCTCAGACCAGCTACGGATCGTCGCCTTGGTAGGCCTTTACCCCACCAACAAGCTAATCCGACGCAGGCTCATCCAGTAGCGCAAGGTCCGAAGATCCCCTGCTTTCCCCCTTAGGGCGTATGCGGTATTAATCCGGATTTCTCCGGGCTATCCCCCACTACTGGGCAGATTCCTACGTGTTACGCACCCGTCCGCCGCTCGTCAGCAGATAGCAAGCTATCTCTGTTACCGCTCGACTTGCATGTGTTAGGCCTGCCGCCAGCGTTCAATCTGAGCCATGATCAAACTCTTCAGTTTAAATCGTTTTGTTTAGCCGAAGCCAAACCGCTCAATCTTACAATTAAACGTCACATTTATTTAACTGTCTGTGAAAACAGTCGAATTAACGAGTATGTTCACTTGCTTGATCAGCATTTTTAAATCATTCAAGACACTCTTCATAAAGAAGAACAATCTTGTTGACTGAATGCCATCACACAAGCGCCCACACGAATTATCTGATACTTTGTTAAAGAACTCGGTTCAATCAAGGATTTGAACCGGCTGACCTGGCAGTGAATGCCGATCAGCAAGGCCGCCTATCTTACTGCGACCGTTGTCGTTGTCAAGCGTTCTTTTTGAAGACTTTCATTTGAAAGCGAAAGAAGCTGTTCAACCCGTCGCCGTGTCTCGACAACGGAGGCGCATTCTACCGATTCAGTCGTTTCTGTCAACCACCGTTTGGACGCTGGTGAGAAAGTACTGAAGGCATGCTGCCTGAATGAGGAGCGCATTATACGCCTTATAAGAGCCATGACAACCTGCGCAAAACACCTATCATATATTTACCCGGTTATGCTGTCAGCCTGCAAAAGAATGGCAACCGTAACAACAAAAGCACGGCAACGATGGCACCGTATATCAGTGGCTCCGTGTAGTCACTTTTAACCAGCCAGATAAAATGAATCACCGTCAGGATAGCTGCCGGATAAATAAGACGATGCAGTCGCCCCCAGTTTTTTCCCAGCCGTTTCATCATGATACGGGATGAGGTTATTCCCAGCGTAATAAGAATCAACGAAGCCAAGGCACCAACAATAATATAGGGGCGTTTATAAAGGTCTTCTATTAGCGTTGACCAATGCCAATCCAGCATAAACGCCAGATAAGAAAAGATATGCAATACTGCGTAAAACAGAGCGAACAAACCCAGCATTCGCCGATAACGAATCAGTTTATTAATACCCGTTAACTGCCTCAGTGGTGTTACGGCAAGCGTCAAACATAAAAAACGCAGCGCCCACTCACCTAAAGATAAAGTAAGGGCTTTGGCTGGATCAGGCCCAAGCTGGTTATTTAAAACATCTCCCACCAGCAATACTAAAGGTACAAAGCAGAGTGGAAAAACGCCCCCTTTTATTTTAGCCACAGTATCCAGTCTAACCGCCATGTCAGAAATACCTCTCCAGATCCATACCTTTGTATAAACCAGCCACCTCCTCTTCATAACCATTAAACAGCTGTGTATTAATCCGGTTTGGGTTCAGCAAAGTACCAGGCAAACGTCGCTCAGTCTTTTGACTCCATCGCGGGTGGTCAACCGCCGGGTTCACATTGGCATAAAATCCATACTCAGATGGGCCCACTATTTCCCAGGTTGTTTTTGGCTGCTGCTCTAACAAACGAATTTTGACGATAGACTTAATGCTCTTGAATCCATATTTCCATGGCACCACCAGCCTGAACGGTGCACCATTTTGATTGGGCAATACCTGACCATAGAGACCTACAGCCAATAAGGTTAGAGGATGCATAGCCTCATCCATTCTTAGCCCTTCAACATAAGGCCAATGAATAGAGCCAAACTGATTTTTTTGCCCCGGCATCTGCTCAGGATCGAACAGTGTCGTAAACTCAACAAACTTTGCCCTGGAGGTGGGATTAAACCGTTTCAACAAATCACCCAGTGAAAAGCCCACCCAGGGAATAACCATGGACCAGGCCTCCACACACCTTAGTCGGTAGATACGCTCTTCCATCGTATGGGGCTTAAGTAGATCTTCCAAAGTATAAGTGCCGGGTTTATCCACCTCACCCTCTATAACCACAGACCATGGATCTGTCTTAAAGCGCCCGGCTTTTTTAGCAGGGTCTGTTTTCCCTGCGCCAAATTCATAAAAATTATTATATCCGGCCACATCATTAAATGGTGTGAGGGGTTCTTCTATTTGATATTGGCTTTTGTTAAAGCCCTTTACCTTTTGATCAAGCCAGCCTGGTGAAGGAAACTGGCTGGAAGCTCTGTCGCCAACAACAGACTCTGTAGCAGCAGTGACTTTGCTGTCATCCGAACATCCTGACATAGCAAAACCCAAACCTGCCAATGCATAATATCCGCTTTTTTTAAGGAATTTACGTCGCTCCCTATAAACAGGCTCAGGTGTTATTTCACTGCTGAAAACGTCATGCGCTTTTCTTATTTTTATCAACATAGTTGTAACCATAAAAAACGCTGCCCTGGGGCAGCGCCTAAATCAACTTTCTATTTTTGCTTTCCTGGCCTCATTCAGCCGCCAGATAGCGGTTATTGGTCCAGAGCAGGCATAGCCCAGGAAAACCAACATTAAGACCCGGGGAGGATCCGTAAAGATGACAGCAAAGGCCAGTACAATCACCAGCATAAAGATAAAGTGCACCCGTCCCTTCAGGTCAATTTTCTTAAAACTGTGATAGCGTATATTGCTGAACATCAGCACACCGGCCATAGCAACTATCACTGCCGCCATCAGAGCAATAAAGATCGACTCACCATCAACACCGTAGTCACTGAGAGCCCAGACCATTCCCACCACCAGCGCGGCGGCAGCCGGGCTTGCCAGCCCCGTGAAATAGCGACTGTCAGTCACCTCAATCTGGGCATTGAACCGAGCCAGTCGTAAAGCACCACAGGCTGCATAGATAAAGGCAACCATCCAGCCCACTTTACCAAGATCATTCAGCGCCCAGCTATAGGCCACCATGGCCGGAGCCACCCCAAAGGTCACCATATCAGCCAGACTGTCATACTGCTCGCCAAACTTACTTTGGGTATTGGTCATTCTGGCTACCCGGCCATCAAGACCATCCAGCAGCATTGCTACAAACACGGCAATACAAGCGGAGGAGAACAGGCCAGCCTGGGCAGCAATAATGGCATAAAAGCCACAAAAGAGGTTGCCAGTGGTGAACAGATTGGGCAGAAGATAAATACCTTTACGCCTGATGGTCTGACCACCCTCATCGATTTCTTCTACATGCTCATCTACGGGAAAAAGGCCATCAACGACATTGCTGTCTTCTTCTGGCCGCTCCTTTTTATCGTCCATTACACACCAGTATTAAAACATCGATAGATTGACACTTTACCATGAAAGAAATTTAGCGGGTATGCATTGATCTGAATCGGGAAAATGAGACTTTGCTTGCAAAGGTATCATGACAGCCACAGCGTGGATAGCAGGCTTAAAGCTGGGTTTATTATTTTGATCACATGGTTATAGCTAATTCCGGAAAGGGATAATATGCTGCACATGCGGGTATGAAAGCAGCTGATAGAACAGATAATCGGATTATGGTTTCAATACAAGCTGCCGAGATTGTTTGATCGTCGTTTTAATCATCTGGATGACAAGATCTCCACCTAATCCACCCTTAATTAGTTTGGCAGCTATGCTATGTAAAATCAGTTGCTTGTGTCGAACTCAGGCCATATGCCTATCAGAGTTACCTTCAATCCAATCAATTAGTAGGTTCACATAGTCTTGCCCTGCATCTTCCGAAGAAAAGTGCGACGCATTATCAAAAATAACCAGCTTATTGTTGGGAATGTGTTTGGCTAAAAACTCCCCATTATCAACCAGCACAAAAGGATCCAGCCTCCCCCAGGTGATTAAAGTCGGCACCTGTATGCCTTTCAGATGCTGTTCAATCCATGGCAGTTCTTTTGAATAAGTCCCGAAGAAACTGATCGCACATTGATGCCCTTGTTCGTTGTAGCAAATGTCATAGTACTCTTTTATTGCACGCCTGGAGGGCTTGTAGTGGTGATACCCCTCGCTAACAGCGGTCAGGAAATTGGTTTTCATCACGGGTTTTTTATTTAAACCTTGTGCTAGCCAGCGTACAAAACGCGATTTTATTACAGCCGTCAGAATGGGCGACAACCTGGGTGGAAAGTTTCCCGGACCATCAAAGATATTCAGACTCAGGAATCGCTCTGGATGGTTAATCACAGCGGTCAGGGTAATGGGGACTCCAACATCCGGCCCAACCAGATGAGCCTGCTTGATATTGAAGTGATCCATTGTCTGGATAATCACTTCACTCAGTTGACTGGCTGACATATCAGCTTCTTCCGCTTGCGACAAACCAAACCCGGGAATATCAAAGGCCAGCACATCAAACCGGGTACTGAAGTCTTCAAATGAGGATTCCCACATACGAATGCTCTGAGGCAGGCCATTCAGTAAGAGCAGTGCAGGTGCATTGGGCCTCTCGCTGCGCAGGAAGCGAATATTGAATTTCCCTACTTTTACAAACTGTGGTGCAAACGGATCAACAGCAGGTTCTGGTTGCTCAGAAGCAAACCGGGAAAGAGCCTTGTTTAAAAGAGACCGTGTCATGTCGTTGCCTATAGCTGCACCTTCAAGTGCTTATTTTTAATATTGGTTACTATTATATACTAGGTTATTCTATTAAGTGTTACTTCACAAGAAGGCATTATTTAGTGCCTAAGTTACCTTTTGATAACCTACGGGGAATGCGCGATGGGCTCACAAGCAGGCAGTGAAAGGCGAAGTTTCAGGAACAGTGAAGATTGTCCTATCCGTGATGTGGTTGCTCAGATTGGTGATAAATGGTCGATTCTGATTCTGTTTGCACTGGTGGATGGCCCGGATCGCTTTAACTCCCTTAAATCCCGCATAGAAGGCATTTCACAGCGTATGCTGACACAAACCCTACGGGACTTACAGCGTGATGGTTTTGTTCTGCGCACTGTGTACCCACAGGTTCCCGTAAAAGTGGAATATGAATTGACCGAACTAGGGAAAGGCTTATCCGCTTCTGTTTGGAAATTAGTATCCTGGGCTGGTGACCATCACAGCGATATCCGTAACGCACGCCAGCAATATGACGAAGAAACTGGAGAGTAGATTATTTAACTGTTAGTCATATAGATGTATCAAAGATATCAACTGAAAATACGGACTATACTAATTCTGTAATTGCAAAATAGTCTGTCTCTGTTCATGCAAAATATGTACAACAAGTATCTTGTATTGCCTATGTTGTGCTTTAGTGAAAGATGGATAAAAAATAGCAGGGTATTTTACATTCTGTTATTTTTAACGGGTGTGATAAATGACTACACCTTCGGAAGGTTTCGATTTTCTGATAGCTTTCCTCACTTCGATTACTGGAGCTTACCTCATATTGCCAGTTGGTTAATGTTAACCTCTCCAACAGAGGGTATATTGTCCCTTAGTGATCATCGACAACACTTCATACAAAAATTGAAACAGTTATATCCGCCTGTGTCAGAAGAGGATGTACTTGAGTATCTTCGGCGCGTGGAAGAACATAGTGTTGAGCAATTAGATTTCACACTATTGAGTGACTTCCAGCTTATGACTCCGGTTTTGTACGCTTTTTCTTCATCAAGAAATATTATTTTTATTCACTATAAAGCAAGTGCAGTCATTAAAGGATTTCTTATCAACACTACCCTTGATTACTATCCAATTCATCAAGAACAATGGATCCATGAAAGCAACTATGAATTTCTAGACTCACCCTCTGTTATTTTTGCAAAATCAGAAAACCAATGGTTTTTTAAGGATGTAGATGATCGAGAAGATTTAAAAGAATGGCTTGATATTTTAGCAGGACAAATAGAACAACAAAATGCAACTATTAAAGAAAGCATATCATTGCCTGACATAGTGCCAAATAGCTATGCTATTAAATGCTTTTACAACCATAAGAAATCAATTCTGCAACTTGCCAAGCTAATCCCTGGCTGCCCTCAAGGTTCACCAAGAGATGATATAGATAATTTCTGCAGATATACTTTCTATTTTCTCTTGCCAAATGAAAAAACTTATCAGCGTGAACAATTTTTGCAACCACATAGCAACTCGGAGATTTATCCTGATGACAAAGAATTTATTACTTTCACATCCCTCAAGACAGAGCATGTTAACCTCACAGAGTCATGTCAAATTCCAATCCCATGTTCAAGCAATGATTTTTCAAAAAGAACCGATCTTCCGATACCTGATCTGTCAACAAGTTCAGAAGAAATGATTCGTTATATGCAACGCAAACCGGCCATTACCATGATTCCAGACAGACATATGGTTGATCCTCTCCCCCATTCTCCTGCACAGCCGCCTGCTCCCTCTACCAGGAAAAGAAAAAGGAGTACGGATAGCGATACCCTTGATACTTTTGGAAAAAGAATACGCCATAGACATGGTAAAAATGAAGCGGTATATGACCAAACCGACCAGATACGACAGCATGAGGATACAAAAAAATATCTTTCTGAAAATCACCCAAATCTCTACAATACGCTAAAAGAAATAGAACAACTTCTTGAGAATCCATCCATAGAAGATAACGATGAAACTGGTAGTTTTGAAGAAAAACTGCAAGAGTATATTTACAAGGCACTTCATGCCTATCAGACGATGATGCGAGAGGATAAAAACCTACAGAGAACTGCCGCTGTACCTGAAATGACTGATAGCTACATTAACTTTTTATTAGAGCACCCTCTTTGCAAGTTCTATTATATGAGCGCTGACAGGCATCCCATTTTATGGCATGATGTAATTAACTATCTCAATAGTTTAAGCAATACAAAGGGATGGGGCGTAGAATTCACTGCCCATCCTCAACCCAATAATACACTTAATTTGATATACAAAGAAATTAACGCCCTATTAAACGAGAACGAGAACGAGAACTTAAACAAAACTCTATTAAGCCGACTTGATAGCACTAAAGAAGAATTAATCAAGCAATTAAAAAAAAGTCAGCCATTATCATTAGCTAGTGATAACCATATAAAACAAATACGCGCAATATTATTAAAACATAAAAGAAAAATATTAAGTATTGAGCAAGAAGATACAAGTGAGTCTGTAGTCGCATACAAAATAATAAAACAGCTTTTTGAGAGATTTGACAAACCGGATACTACCTTAAAAAAACGCCTCTCATCCCAAGATACAACCCCTCGCTGGTTTTATAGGGATTATGTTGATATGGCAAATTATCTACTAGGTGGAAACTGGTTTGATCTCATATCTATACAATGGCTGCCTGCCACCCAAGTACGCTTAATACAATCCTCAAAGCGGGTTATTCTGGAAATGACATCATATGAAAACGAGCGAGTTCGATTCAAGCCAACCCAAGCTGCACTTGCTCTTTTTACAAAAAAAATAAACCTATCTGCCTTGTTGAAAGTACCCTGTTTCAAAAGACTCCTCTGCATTGAATCAGGTATTGATGAGCTAAGGAAAAGTCTTGAAGTGGATCACACTTTTGTCTGCTCTTCGGGCAGCCTCATGGACTTGCACGCTGTATTTTTCAATGCCAGTGATACACTGCAACCACTATCAGAAGAAGAAATACAAGAGATTGAGCGATCTGATCATCTTATGGAAACAACCCCTTTAGACAGCGTTACCGAAGAAAGAGATTCTGTAGAAATTGGTGGAGAAACCATTGACTTTAGTCTGTTATAAACAGTCAGCTGGATTCAAACAATAAGCGCAATCATCGTAGCAGATTTAGGCCGCCTTCAAGCACAACAATAGCCTTTAGAGAGTATAATCAAATAATCCTCCGGCTATGCCGAAGATCAGTTAACTTTATTATTTTTTCTTTTTTATTATCTACCCCCCCAAACTCTTCATCATAAGGATATAATAGTACGCAACCGGTAAAGCATATTTATTTCACCAACTACATATGATTAAAAACCCGAATACTATTGCTTAGTTTATTACAAAGTCATATGGCTCATAGCTTTTTTAAAAACACTTCTAGCCATTGATAATCAGATAAAACAGGTACATTTATCAATTCATTAGTTGAAAATGAAGTTGGTTGTTGTGATTGGATTTTCAAATATTTATCCTGATATAAAAATGGTTTACGATTTCTATTCAAATTCATAAGCTGGCTTACTTTTACCTGAAACCCCTCTGCTGTACTCTTTATACTAATATCATCCAGCAAAGCCTCTTTATCAACTTTACCCATAAATGCCACTTTTATTTTCTCTGGTGTTCTTTCAAAAATACTAATAACTTTTAATCCTTGCTCGCTTTCAAATTTCTGATAACATTCAGGAACCTTACCATTTCCCAAAAGTTTGACCTTTAGTGTTTTTTCTTTTCCACAAACAAGAGCCTCGGACTCTAATTCGCTTTCGATAGCATCATCATAGAAGTCATGTGGCTGCATTTGATATATTGACTGAGAAAAGCGAAATACAGGGGACGGT encodes:
- a CDS encoding sulfoxide reductase heme-binding subunit YedZ; translated protein: MAVRLDTVAKIKGGVFPLCFVPLVLLVGDVLNNQLGPDPAKALTLSLGEWALRFLCLTLAVTPLRQLTGINKLIRYRRMLGLFALFYAVLHIFSYLAFMLDWHWSTLIEDLYKRPYIIVGALASLILITLGITSSRIMMKRLGKNWGRLHRLIYPAAILTVIHFIWLVKSDYTEPLIYGAIVAVLLLLRLPFFCRLTA
- the msrP gene encoding protein-methionine-sulfoxide reductase catalytic subunit MsrP, with product MLIKIRKAHDVFSSEITPEPVYRERRKFLKKSGYYALAGLGFAMSGCSDDSKVTAATESVVGDRASSQFPSPGWLDQKVKGFNKSQYQIEEPLTPFNDVAGYNNFYEFGAGKTDPAKKAGRFKTDPWSVVIEGEVDKPGTYTLEDLLKPHTMEERIYRLRCVEAWSMVIPWVGFSLGDLLKRFNPTSRAKFVEFTTLFDPEQMPGQKNQFGSIHWPYVEGLRMDEAMHPLTLLAVGLYGQVLPNQNGAPFRLVVPWKYGFKSIKSIVKIRLLEQQPKTTWEIVGPSEYGFYANVNPAVDHPRWSQKTERRLPGTLLNPNRINTQLFNGYEEEVAGLYKGMDLERYF
- the pssA gene encoding CDP-diacylglycerol--serine O-phosphatidyltransferase, with amino-acid sequence MDDKKERPEEDSNVVDGLFPVDEHVEEIDEGGQTIRRKGIYLLPNLFTTGNLFCGFYAIIAAQAGLFSSACIAVFVAMLLDGLDGRVARMTNTQSKFGEQYDSLADMVTFGVAPAMVAYSWALNDLGKVGWMVAFIYAACGALRLARFNAQIEVTDSRYFTGLASPAAAALVVGMVWALSDYGVDGESIFIALMAAVIVAMAGVLMFSNIRYHSFKKIDLKGRVHFIFMLVIVLAFAVIFTDPPRVLMLVFLGYACSGPITAIWRLNEARKAKIES
- a CDS encoding alpha/beta hydrolase is translated as MTRSLLNKALSRFASEQPEPAVDPFAPQFVKVGKFNIRFLRSERPNAPALLLLNGLPQSIRMWESSFEDFSTRFDVLAFDIPGFGLSQAEEADMSASQLSEVIIQTMDHFNIKQAHLVGPDVGVPITLTAVINHPERFLSLNIFDGPGNFPPRLSPILTAVIKSRFVRWLAQGLNKKPVMKTNFLTAVSEGYHHYKPSRRAIKEYYDICYNEQGHQCAISFFGTYSKELPWIEQHLKGIQVPTLITWGRLDPFVLVDNGEFLAKHIPNNKLVIFDNASHFSSEDAGQDYVNLLIDWIEGNSDRHMA
- a CDS encoding helix-turn-helix transcriptional regulator; translated protein: MGSQAGSERRSFRNSEDCPIRDVVAQIGDKWSILILFALVDGPDRFNSLKSRIEGISQRMLTQTLRDLQRDGFVLRTVYPQVPVKVEYELTELGKGLSASVWKLVSWAGDHHSDIRNARQQYDEETGE